In Sebaldella termitidis ATCC 33386, one DNA window encodes the following:
- a CDS encoding helix-turn-helix domain-containing protein gives MDKIDLRTNPNLIIVLGEYIRSKRVEKGIGLREMAEHLSISPAYLSNLESGKHPMINPLLLKKISRKLNIDHLKLFKMIGYTDKDTEELKKEITSELLDEIDDVEIGKILGKLMEMSPDELQLVKQYIEFISKK, from the coding sequence ATGGATAAAATAGACCTAAGGACAAATCCAAATTTGATTATAGTATTAGGTGAATACATAAGAAGCAAGAGAGTGGAAAAGGGAATAGGGTTAAGGGAAATGGCTGAACATCTGAGTATAAGTCCGGCATATTTATCAAATTTAGAATCTGGCAAGCATCCAATGATAAATCCTCTCCTTTTGAAAAAAATTTCCAGAAAGTTAAATATTGATCATTTAAAATTATTTAAAATGATCGGATATACGGACAAAGATACGGAAGAGCTGAAAAAAGAGATCACTTCAGAGCTTCTTGATGAGATAGATGATGTAGAAATAGGAAAAATACTGGGAAAATTAATGGAAATGTCTCCCGATGAGCTTCAGCTGGTAAAACAATACATAGAATTTATATCGAAAAAATAA
- the ulaG gene encoding L-ascorbate 6-phosphate lactonase, with translation MSKVEEITRESWILNTFPEWGTWLNEEIEEEAVEKGTFAMWWLGCTGIWVKSEGNTNIVIDFWCGTGKRTKKNKLMKKQHQMQRMVGGLKLQPNLRTSVFVLDPFAIKELDAVLATHDHADHIDPNVAAAVLKNCDPSVPFIGPQACVDLWISWGVPAERCKAVKPGDTVKIKDIELVVLESFDRTELVTAPEGVILKDKMPQDMDRLAVNYLVKTPGGNLYHSGDSHYSNYYAKHGNEHKVDVALGSYGENPRGMTDKMTSVDILRMGESLKTQVVIPFHHDIWSNFQADPYEIMMLWKMKKDRLKYEFKPYIWQVGGKFIFPNDKDKLEFHFERGFEDCFTIEPDLPFKSML, from the coding sequence ATGAGCAAAGTAGAAGAAATAACAAGAGAATCATGGATATTAAACACATTTCCAGAATGGGGAACATGGCTGAATGAGGAGATTGAAGAGGAAGCTGTGGAAAAAGGAACCTTTGCTATGTGGTGGCTTGGATGTACAGGTATCTGGGTTAAGAGTGAAGGGAATACCAATATTGTTATTGACTTTTGGTGCGGTACAGGGAAAAGAACAAAAAAAAATAAATTAATGAAAAAACAGCATCAGATGCAGAGAATGGTAGGAGGGTTAAAATTACAGCCCAATCTAAGAACTTCTGTTTTCGTGCTTGATCCGTTTGCAATAAAAGAACTGGATGCGGTACTTGCAACACATGACCATGCAGATCATATAGATCCTAATGTGGCAGCGGCAGTACTGAAAAACTGTGATCCGAGTGTACCGTTTATAGGACCGCAGGCATGTGTGGATTTATGGATAAGCTGGGGAGTACCTGCAGAAAGATGTAAGGCAGTAAAACCCGGAGATACAGTAAAGATAAAAGATATAGAGCTAGTAGTATTGGAATCATTTGACAGAACAGAGCTTGTAACAGCTCCGGAAGGAGTAATCCTGAAGGATAAGATGCCGCAGGACATGGACAGGCTGGCAGTAAACTATCTGGTAAAAACACCGGGAGGAAATCTTTACCACAGCGGGGATTCACATTATTCGAACTATTATGCAAAGCACGGAAACGAACATAAAGTAGATGTGGCATTAGGGTCATACGGAGAAAATCCGAGAGGAATGACAGATAAGATGACATCTGTGGATATACTGAGAATGGGGGAATCATTAAAGACACAGGTAGTAATACCGTTTCACCATGATATCTGGTCGAACTTTCAGGCAGACCCTTATGAAATAATGATGCTTTGGAAGATGAAGAAGGACAGGTTAAAGTATGAATTTAAACCGTATATCTGGCAGGTAGGAGGTAAATTCATATTTCCGAATGACAAGGACAAACTTGAGTTTCACTTTGAAAGAGGATTTGAGGACTGCTTTACTATAGAACCTGATTTGCCTTTCAAGTCTATGCTGTAA
- a CDS encoding 3-keto-L-gulonate-6-phosphate decarboxylase UlaD produces the protein MAKPLLQIALDNNTLSDAIRSISQVGHEVDIIEAGTILCLAEGMEAVRCLRALYPNKIILADTKCADAGGTVAKNCADAGADWMTVICSATIPTMKAALKEVKDLQVELYGDWTFEHAKQWKEAGLSQAVYHQSRDALLAGETWGEKDLNKIRKLVEMGFKVSVTGGLEKETLKLFKGIDVYTFIAGRGIREASDPAQAAREFKEEIDKYWD, from the coding sequence ATGGCAAAACCATTATTACAAATAGCCCTTGATAATAATACACTGAGTGACGCAATAAGATCAATTTCACAGGTAGGGCATGAAGTTGATATTATCGAAGCGGGCACTATACTCTGCCTTGCAGAAGGAATGGAAGCAGTAAGATGTCTCAGAGCACTTTATCCTAATAAAATAATTCTTGCTGATACTAAATGTGCTGATGCCGGGGGAACAGTAGCTAAAAACTGTGCTGATGCAGGAGCAGACTGGATGACAGTAATATGCTCCGCTACTATTCCTACAATGAAGGCAGCACTGAAAGAAGTAAAGGACTTACAGGTAGAGCTTTACGGAGACTGGACATTTGAGCATGCGAAGCAGTGGAAGGAAGCGGGATTATCACAGGCAGTATATCATCAGAGCAGAGATGCACTTCTGGCAGGAGAAACATGGGGAGAAAAAGATCTGAATAAGATAAGAAAGCTAGTGGAGATGGGCTTTAAGGTATCGGTAACAGGAGGACTTGAAAAGGAAACATTAAAGCTGTTCAAGGGAATAGATGTTTATACATTTATAGCAGGAAGAGGAATAAGGGAAGCATCAGACCCTGCACAGGCAGCAAGAGAATTTAAAGAAGAGATTGATAAATACTGGGATTAA
- a CDS encoding KdsC family phosphatase: MIKLIILDVDGTLTKGGILIGNSGEEFKEFNVKDGYMIASARKKCGKIFAIITGRNSKIVSIRAKELGITHLYQGIDDKIVVYEQLKKELNITDEETAYIGDDLNDFEVMKRVGLVGAPADACREILETADFVSSKNGGEGAVREFLEYILKKENSWNKIVQSN, translated from the coding sequence ATGATAAAATTGATAATTCTGGACGTGGACGGGACTCTTACCAAAGGCGGAATACTTATAGGCAACAGCGGGGAAGAGTTTAAGGAGTTTAACGTAAAAGACGGATACATGATTGCAAGTGCCAGAAAAAAGTGCGGAAAGATTTTTGCTATTATAACAGGAAGGAATTCAAAGATAGTAAGCATCAGAGCCAAAGAACTGGGAATCACGCATCTTTATCAGGGAATTGATGACAAAATAGTGGTATATGAGCAGCTGAAAAAGGAGCTGAATATTACTGATGAGGAAACAGCGTATATAGGCGATGATCTGAATGATTTTGAAGTGATGAAAAGGGTAGGACTTGTAGGAGCACCGGCGGATGCCTGCAGAGAGATATTGGAAACAGCTGATTTTGTTTCTTCTAAAAATGGAGGAGAAGGAGCTGTCAGGGAGTTTTTAGAATATATATTAAAAAAAGAAAATTCTTGGAATAAAATAGTTCAAAGTAATTAG
- a CDS encoding ClbS/DfsB family four-helix bundle protein, protein MARPATKDELLALSNKNYLKLTELVNSLSEEEQKMKFPFEDRDKNIRDVLGHLHEWHLMMIKWYTAGMKGEKPVIPAEGFTWKTLPDLNAVIWEKYQNVNLEDVKKKLNDSHNEIEALIKSHTNDELFTKKLYPWTKTTSLGSYFISSTSSHYDWAYKKIQKFTKSLK, encoded by the coding sequence ATGGCCAGACCAGCCACAAAGGATGAACTTCTTGCTTTAAGCAATAAAAATTACCTTAAATTAACAGAGTTAGTAAACTCTCTTTCAGAAGAAGAACAGAAAATGAAATTTCCATTTGAGGACAGAGATAAAAATATAAGGGATGTTTTGGGACATCTTCACGAATGGCACCTTATGATGATAAAATGGTATACAGCAGGAATGAAAGGAGAAAAACCTGTTATTCCCGCCGAGGGTTTCACATGGAAAACTCTTCCGGACTTAAATGCTGTTATCTGGGAAAAGTATCAGAATGTAAATCTGGAAGATGTTAAGAAAAAACTGAATGACAGTCATAATGAAATTGAAGCTCTTATAAAAAGCCATACCAATGATGAGCTCTTTACAAAAAAGCTTTATCCGTGGACTAAAACTACTTCTCTGGGTTCATACTTTATTTCCAGTACTTCCAGTCATTATGACTGGGCATATAAAAAAATTCAAAAATTTACTAAAAGCCTTAAATAA
- a CDS encoding L-ribulose-5-phosphate 3-epimerase, producing MNKFDKLVMGIYEKALPKKESWSTKIDIAKQAGYDFIEISVDESDERLARLDWSNEEIKNMKNLLIDKDFRIPSMTFSGQKRFPMGSIDTATREKSMDLMKKAIEISDKLGIRIIQVTGYDVYYEERSDKTRELFIQNLKKASEWASKACITLAIENMENTFLNSVTKYMEIAKEVDSPWLKLYPDLGNLTAWTHDEVYNELEKGIKSQQIIAVHLKEAKKVTDTFGGIFRELEFGTGNVNFVKTFETLKKAEFKGPFLVEMWNESSETPLEDIKKVRDWMISRMKEGGFI from the coding sequence ATGAACAAATTTGACAAACTGGTAATGGGAATATACGAAAAAGCTCTTCCAAAAAAAGAATCGTGGAGCACTAAAATTGATATTGCAAAACAGGCCGGTTATGACTTCATTGAGATTTCCGTTGATGAATCCGATGAAAGACTTGCCAGACTTGACTGGAGTAATGAGGAAATAAAAAATATGAAAAATCTTCTCATTGATAAAGATTTCAGAATCCCTTCCATGACCTTCAGCGGTCAGAAAAGATTTCCAATGGGTAGTATTGATACTGCTACAAGAGAAAAATCCATGGACTTAATGAAAAAAGCTATTGAGATATCCGATAAACTCGGTATCAGAATTATTCAGGTAACCGGTTATGATGTTTACTATGAAGAAAGAAGTGATAAAACAAGGGAACTCTTTATACAAAATCTAAAGAAAGCTTCTGAATGGGCTTCCAAAGCATGTATTACGCTGGCAATAGAAAATATGGAAAATACCTTTCTTAATTCAGTAACAAAATATATGGAAATAGCCAAAGAAGTAGATTCACCATGGCTGAAGCTGTATCCTGACCTTGGGAATCTCACTGCATGGACACATGACGAGGTATATAATGAGCTTGAAAAAGGGATAAAGTCACAGCAGATAATAGCAGTACATCTTAAGGAAGCAAAAAAAGTAACAGATACATTCGGAGGAATATTCAGGGAACTGGAATTCGGAACAGGTAACGTAAACTTTGTAAAAACATTTGAAACATTGAAAAAGGCAGAATTTAAAGGGCCTTTTCTGGTGGAAATGTGGAATGAAAGTAGTGAAACCCCTCTGGAAGATATAAAGAAAGTAAGGGACTGGATGATTTCAAGAATGAAGGAAGGAGGATTTATCTAA
- a CDS encoding DegV family protein has protein sequence MRIRYIDAKRLRMLLIAGSKWLVMHEEVLNELNVYPVPDGDTGSNMSMTISSVEKELTKVDEKSSMNEVSEAVEEAILMGARGNSGTILSQIITGFLKGIGDKDRLYAADVVTALESAKEVAYKAVNQPVEGTILTVIRKVAESAREYVKTSDDLVGLLENIKDTAQEAVEQTPEELPKLKEAGVVDAGAKGLFYMLEGFYMLITQADLIEEIEPTEVKNADFSSTIANIDHDPDSIKFQYCTEFIIGSSSFDTDKFKAEILELGDSAVFAQSSKKFKVHVHTNNPGQALELALKNGDLEKVKIENMKLQHENLYVKQPDEEGAKIFVSDKVTLSEKGHIIVADTENLKNEFLKNGADVVILGGQSKNPSVQDILNALEKLDKKIIYIYPNNKNIISTAKLACGKSDKNAVVMETRTMLEGNFYIKDRNDEIEKLMEEEKRNVSIEVTKAVRDTKVDDLEIKQGNYIALINGKIKYAENDLKTLVSNVLDQNITKDTMTITVAEGSEKDEQCKKLIEEKSARLYKTFINGNQENYYYYIYLENKNPNMPEIAILTDSTSDLVPEEVMNLPISIVPLKVEFDGNLYKDIFEISRTQVWEEILKTNTGLKTSQPAPQDFLKAYKRLFEKGYKKILSIHISSKLSGTSQSAQVAKNLLEEKDNIEILDSLTTTSALGHLVTEAAKKSLKRESAQSIVSWVENTRSKARFLIALNDLKFLEKGGRIGKATSYIGSALHLKPIIGVRNGEVIPEKKVIGEMGVMNYIRKTIKQETENQSVYLYVVWAGVARSLDVADKIAKEYEKNPKVTVVNIKLVGPVIGSHVGSGFGIITYPKLS, from the coding sequence ATGAGAATTAGATATATTGATGCAAAACGTTTGAGGATGCTTTTGATCGCAGGAAGCAAATGGCTGGTAATGCATGAGGAAGTTCTGAATGAACTGAACGTGTACCCGGTTCCTGACGGAGATACAGGAAGCAATATGTCCATGACAATCAGTTCAGTAGAAAAAGAACTGACAAAGGTAGATGAAAAAAGCAGCATGAATGAGGTAAGCGAAGCTGTGGAAGAAGCAATCCTTATGGGTGCAAGAGGGAATTCCGGGACAATTTTGTCTCAGATAATCACTGGTTTTCTAAAGGGAATCGGGGATAAAGACAGATTATATGCCGCTGATGTGGTAACAGCACTGGAATCAGCAAAGGAAGTAGCGTATAAAGCTGTAAATCAGCCTGTGGAAGGAACGATACTTACAGTAATAAGAAAAGTAGCAGAATCTGCAAGAGAATATGTAAAAACAAGTGACGACCTTGTAGGTCTTTTGGAAAATATAAAAGATACAGCGCAGGAAGCTGTGGAACAAACACCGGAAGAGCTGCCGAAGCTTAAAGAAGCAGGAGTGGTAGATGCCGGAGCAAAAGGACTGTTTTATATGCTTGAAGGTTTTTATATGCTTATAACACAGGCGGATCTTATAGAGGAAATAGAACCTACAGAAGTCAAAAATGCTGATTTTTCTTCAACAATTGCAAATATAGACCATGATCCGGACAGTATAAAGTTTCAGTACTGTACAGAATTTATAATAGGAAGTTCAAGTTTTGATACAGATAAATTCAAGGCAGAAATCCTTGAACTGGGAGATTCGGCTGTTTTTGCACAGAGCTCCAAAAAATTCAAGGTTCATGTTCATACGAACAATCCCGGGCAGGCTTTGGAGCTTGCACTAAAAAACGGTGATCTGGAAAAAGTAAAAATAGAAAATATGAAGCTTCAGCATGAAAATTTATACGTAAAACAGCCTGACGAAGAAGGAGCAAAGATATTTGTCAGTGATAAAGTAACGTTATCTGAAAAAGGACATATTATAGTAGCAGATACGGAAAATCTTAAAAATGAGTTTCTTAAAAACGGTGCCGATGTGGTAATTCTCGGCGGGCAGAGTAAAAATCCAAGTGTGCAGGACATACTGAATGCACTGGAAAAACTTGATAAGAAAATAATTTATATTTATCCTAACAATAAAAATATAATCTCTACTGCAAAACTGGCCTGTGGAAAATCAGATAAAAATGCTGTTGTAATGGAAACAAGAACAATGCTTGAAGGAAATTTTTATATAAAAGACAGAAATGATGAAATAGAAAAATTAATGGAAGAGGAAAAAAGAAATGTTTCCATTGAAGTGACAAAAGCTGTAAGAGATACAAAGGTAGATGATCTGGAAATAAAACAGGGAAATTATATTGCCCTTATAAACGGTAAGATAAAATATGCCGAAAATGATTTGAAAACACTGGTTTCAAATGTACTGGACCAGAATATCACTAAAGATACAATGACAATAACAGTAGCAGAAGGCAGTGAAAAAGATGAGCAGTGCAAAAAGCTTATAGAAGAGAAATCAGCGAGGCTTTATAAAACATTTATAAACGGAAATCAGGAAAATTACTATTATTACATATATCTGGAAAATAAAAATCCTAATATGCCTGAAATAGCAATATTGACAGATTCTACATCGGATCTTGTGCCGGAAGAGGTCATGAATCTCCCTATCAGCATAGTTCCTCTGAAGGTAGAGTTTGATGGAAATTTATATAAGGATATATTTGAAATTTCAAGAACACAGGTTTGGGAAGAAATACTGAAAACAAATACAGGATTGAAAACTTCACAGCCTGCACCGCAGGATTTTCTGAAAGCGTATAAGAGATTATTTGAAAAGGGATATAAAAAAATACTTTCAATACATATTTCCTCAAAATTAAGCGGAACTTCACAATCTGCACAAGTAGCTAAAAATCTGCTTGAAGAAAAGGATAATATAGAGATTTTGGACAGCCTTACTACAACATCGGCACTGGGACATCTTGTAACAGAAGCTGCGAAAAAGTCTTTGAAAAGAGAATCAGCCCAGAGTATTGTAAGCTGGGTAGAAAATACCAGATCAAAAGCAAGATTTCTGATTGCATTAAATGACCTGAAGTTTTTGGAAAAGGGCGGAAGAATAGGAAAAGCTACAAGCTATATTGGTTCTGCACTGCACTTAAAACCGATAATAGGCGTGAGAAACGGAGAAGTAATTCCTGAAAAGAAAGTAATCGGTGAAATGGGTGTTATGAACTACATAAGAAAGACCATAAAACAGGAGACAGAAAATCAAAGTGTATATTTATATGTGGTCTGGGCAGGTGTGGCAAGAAGTCTTGATGTGGCAGATAAAATAGCAAAGGAATATGAGAAAAATCCTAAGGTAACGGTAGTAAATATTAAATTAGTAGGACCGGTTATAGGATCGCATGTAGGTTCAGGTTTCGGGATAATCACTTATCCTAAATTGAGCTGA
- the araD gene encoding L-ribulose-5-phosphate 4-epimerase: MLEELKERVYKANMELPEKGLILYTWGNVSGIDREKGLIVIKPSGVEYDVMKASDMVVVDMDGRVVEGSLNPSSDTATHIELYKAFEEVGGIVHTHSTWATIWSQSGRDIKAYGTTHADYFYGPIPCTRKMTAEEIEGEYEKETGRVIVETYRERNLNPLYVPGVLVNSHGPFTWGKSPEEAVHNSVVLEEIGRMAASMEMFNENTKSMQQELLDKHFLRKHGANAYYGQKK; the protein is encoded by the coding sequence ATGCTGGAAGAATTAAAAGAAAGAGTATATAAGGCAAATATGGAGCTTCCTGAAAAGGGACTGATACTTTATACATGGGGGAATGTAAGCGGAATAGACAGGGAAAAAGGACTGATAGTAATAAAGCCGAGCGGAGTGGAATATGATGTAATGAAGGCTTCTGATATGGTAGTAGTGGATATGGACGGCAGAGTAGTGGAAGGAAGCCTGAATCCTTCGTCAGATACAGCGACTCATATAGAGCTGTACAAAGCCTTTGAAGAGGTAGGAGGAATAGTTCATACACATTCCACATGGGCGACAATATGGTCACAGAGCGGCAGAGACATAAAAGCTTACGGAACAACCCATGCAGATTATTTTTACGGACCGATTCCGTGTACAAGAAAGATGACAGCGGAAGAGATAGAAGGAGAATATGAGAAGGAAACGGGTCGTGTAATAGTGGAAACATACAGAGAAAGAAATCTGAATCCCTTATATGTACCGGGAGTACTGGTAAACAGCCACGGACCGTTTACATGGGGAAAGAGTCCGGAGGAAGCAGTGCATAATTCGGTGGTACTGGAAGAGATAGGAAGAATGGCAGCAAGTATGGAGATGTTTAATGAAAACACGAAGAGTATGCAGCAGGAGCTTCTGGATAAGCATTTCTTAAGAAAACACGGGGCTAATGCCTATTACGGACAAAAAAAATAA
- a CDS encoding Cof-type HAD-IIB family hydrolase, whose protein sequence is MIKAVFSDLDGTLLNENGTVSEETKEMIEKLKKAGIKFFIATGRSFLAMKRFYDHLELDTEIVNYNGAVIHNSDGGKIFELTLDDSVARELIDYGRKNNLYYHGFSNEKWYLEDYNDTAKAYGAKSQLQENIINFDNMPKLDFNKMMFINDAETTKIVDSYVIEKYKNKIYKGLSSPTFLEIMNPDVSKGNAVKFLLEKYGFQPDEVIAFGDAENDLEMLFSVKYGVAMENANDEVKSKVNYIAPKNTENGVALFLEDFLKL, encoded by the coding sequence ATGATAAAAGCTGTATTTAGTGATCTTGACGGTACTCTTCTTAATGAAAACGGTACTGTTTCTGAAGAAACAAAAGAAATGATTGAAAAATTAAAAAAGGCGGGAATAAAATTTTTTATAGCCACAGGAAGAAGCTTTCTTGCAATGAAGAGATTTTATGATCATCTGGAGCTTGATACTGAAATAGTAAACTATAACGGTGCTGTAATTCATAATTCAGACGGGGGTAAAATCTTTGAGCTCACTCTTGACGACTCTGTCGCACGTGAATTAATTGATTACGGAAGAAAAAATAATTTGTATTATCATGGTTTCAGCAATGAAAAATGGTATCTTGAAGACTATAACGACACTGCAAAGGCTTACGGTGCAAAGTCACAGCTGCAGGAAAATATAATCAATTTTGACAATATGCCGAAGCTTGATTTTAACAAAATGATGTTTATAAATGATGCAGAAACTACAAAGATCGTAGATTCATATGTCATAGAAAAATATAAAAACAAAATATACAAGGGTCTTTCCAGTCCTACTTTTCTTGAAATAATGAACCCGGATGTTTCCAAAGGAAACGCAGTAAAATTTCTTCTTGAGAAATACGGCTTTCAGCCTGACGAGGTAATAGCATTCGGTGATGCCGAAAATGATCTTGAAATGCTTTTTTCGGTAAAATACGGCGTTGCTATGGAAAATGCAAATGATGAGGTAAAATCAAAGGTTAATTACATTGCTCCGAAAAATACGGAAAATGGTGTTGCTTTATTTTTGGAGGATTTTTTAAAACTGTAG
- a CDS encoding PTS sugar transporter subunit IIB: MMKVLAVCGNGMGTSMIMKMKVGNVLKRLNIPAQVDSCSMGEAKSAIGNYDLILASVHIAKELDSAKAKIIGLLNLLDEKELEEKLKEAGIA; encoded by the coding sequence ATGATGAAAGTTTTGGCAGTATGCGGTAATGGTATGGGAACAAGCATGATTATGAAAATGAAAGTAGGAAATGTCCTGAAAAGGTTAAATATCCCTGCACAGGTAGATTCATGCAGTATGGGTGAAGCCAAATCGGCAATAGGAAATTATGATTTGATACTGGCATCTGTCCATATTGCAAAAGAGCTGGACTCGGCAAAGGCAAAAATTATAGGACTTTTAAATCTGCTGGATGAAAAGGAACTGGAAGAAAAGCTTAAGGAAGCTGGAATTGCTTAA
- a CDS encoding PTS sugar transporter subunit IIA produces MTLLESLIENNSILLKQKAETWEEAVNKCIKPLVDAGAVEQRYLDAIIKKTNELGPFYILAPGLAMPHDRPESGVIKDSFSFVTLEKPVVFPDGQEVDILIGLAATSSDIHNEEAIPQIVMLFDDEAAFEKIRKAESTDEIIGLLK; encoded by the coding sequence ATGACATTATTGGAATCTTTAATAGAAAATAATTCTATATTATTGAAACAAAAGGCAGAGACATGGGAAGAGGCAGTAAATAAATGTATAAAGCCTTTAGTAGATGCCGGTGCCGTGGAACAAAGATATCTGGATGCAATCATAAAAAAGACAAATGAACTGGGACCGTTTTATATTCTTGCACCGGGACTGGCAATGCCGCATGACAGACCTGAAAGCGGAGTAATAAAGGATAGTTTTAGTTTCGTCACACTGGAAAAACCTGTTGTGTTTCCTGACGGTCAGGAAGTGGACATATTGATAGGACTAGCAGCGACAAGCTCGGATATACATAATGAGGAAGCTATTCCTCAAATAGTAATGCTTTTTGATGATGAGGCGGCATTTGAGAAAATACGAAAAGCGGAAAGCACTGATGAAATCATAGGACTTTTGAAATAA
- a CDS encoding PTS ascorbate transporter subunit IIC, giving the protein MGYLELVWQIFVDNILGKPEFFIGIIVFIGYLLLKKPVYEAFAGFIKGTVGYMILNVGSGGLVTTFRPILAGLNGRFGLNAAVIDPYFGLNAVNTALESIGLASSWTMISLLIGFVLNIVLVLFRPVTKIRTLFITGHIMVQQATTATWIIFYAFPQYRNGIGAVLIGVFVGVYWAVASNLTVGATQRLTDNAGFAIGHQQMFAVWFADKVAAKIGNPKKRLDDINLPNWLSIFHDNIIATGTLMLIFFGSIMILLGEPYLREIDKTFVASMAFPTYIISKSLMFSVYLAILMMGVRMFVAELTASFQGISSRILPGVLPAVDCAAVYGFGSPNAVLFGFVCGAIGQFVTIAGLLIFKSPILIITGFVPVFFDNATIAVFADKRGGARAAAILSFASGILQVLGGALAIIIFGLAGFGGWHGNIDQSTVWVIQGLVINKLHLVGYIIVIASMLAIPWIQFKRSSSPESYNENLE; this is encoded by the coding sequence ATGGGATATTTAGAATTAGTTTGGCAAATCTTTGTGGATAATATACTTGGAAAACCGGAGTTTTTTATTGGTATCATAGTTTTTATCGGGTATTTGCTATTGAAAAAACCTGTTTATGAAGCATTTGCCGGGTTCATAAAAGGAACTGTAGGATATATGATACTGAATGTTGGGTCCGGAGGACTTGTAACGACATTCAGACCTATACTTGCAGGATTAAACGGAAGATTCGGACTGAATGCGGCAGTAATAGATCCTTATTTCGGATTAAACGCTGTAAACACAGCACTTGAATCAATAGGACTGGCCAGTTCGTGGACGATGATATCTCTTCTTATAGGCTTTGTGCTGAATATAGTACTTGTTTTGTTCAGACCGGTTACGAAGATACGTACATTGTTTATAACAGGACATATAATGGTTCAGCAGGCAACAACGGCGACATGGATCATATTCTATGCTTTCCCGCAATATAGAAACGGGATAGGGGCAGTATTAATAGGAGTATTCGTAGGAGTGTACTGGGCAGTAGCGTCGAACCTTACAGTGGGTGCTACACAAAGACTGACTGACAATGCAGGATTTGCAATTGGTCATCAGCAGATGTTCGCAGTATGGTTTGCAGATAAGGTAGCGGCAAAAATCGGAAATCCAAAAAAGAGACTTGATGATATAAATCTTCCTAACTGGCTGTCTATATTTCATGACAATATAATAGCAACAGGGACATTAATGCTGATTTTCTTCGGATCTATAATGATACTGCTTGGAGAGCCTTACTTAAGAGAAATAGATAAAACATTTGTAGCAAGCATGGCTTTTCCTACATATATAATTTCAAAATCATTAATGTTCTCTGTATATCTTGCAATATTAATGATGGGTGTACGTATGTTCGTAGCAGAACTGACAGCATCGTTCCAGGGGATATCAAGCAGAATTCTCCCGGGTGTTTTGCCGGCTGTAGACTGTGCGGCAGTATATGGTTTTGGTTCACCTAATGCAGTATTATTCGGTTTTGTGTGCGGAGCCATCGGTCAGTTTGTGACTATAGCAGGATTACTGATATTTAAGTCGCCTATATTGATAATAACAGGATTCGTTCCGGTATTCTTTGATAATGCCACAATAGCAGTTTTTGCCGATAAACGAGGAGGAGCAAGGGCAGCAGCAATATTGTCTTTTGCTTCGGGGATACTTCAGGTTCTCGGGGGAGCACTGGCAATTATTATATTTGGTCTTGCAGGCTTCGGAGGATGGCATGGGAATATTGACCAGAGTACTGTATGGGTAATTCAGGGTCTGGTAATAAACAAGCTTCATCTGGTAGGGTATATAATAGTAATAGCATCTATGCTTGCTATACCATGGATTCAGTTCAAAAGATCAAGCAGTCCGGAAAGCTATAATGAAAATTTGGAATAA